A stretch of the Saprospiraceae bacterium genome encodes the following:
- a CDS encoding OmpH family outer membrane protein, whose translation MNIKLLYLSVLSLLISFTGLQAQKFGYLNSQALLAELPEVKQADANLQALQTQLEKKGQMMVQELEGKYKDLQRREQSGEISPKALDEEAKKLKEQEGELSKYEQEVQKQLATKRQELLQPLIDKVNNAIKQVATEGQFTYIFDSSTGILLYAADSMDVTASVKLKLGI comes from the coding sequence ATGAATATCAAGCTTTTATATTTATCAGTGCTCAGCCTTTTGATCAGTTTTACTGGCCTCCAGGCTCAAAAATTTGGTTATCTGAATTCACAAGCCCTTTTGGCTGAATTGCCGGAAGTCAAACAAGCTGATGCCAACTTACAGGCACTTCAGACCCAATTGGAGAAAAAAGGCCAAATGATGGTTCAGGAATTGGAAGGAAAATATAAAGACCTCCAACGTCGTGAACAATCCGGTGAAATAAGCCCAAAAGCATTGGATGAAGAAGCGAAAAAGTTAAAAGAACAAGAAGGCGAATTGTCCAAATACGAGCAAGAGGTTCAAAAACAATTGGCTACCAAAAGACAAGAATTGTTACAACCATTGATTGATAAAGTAAATAATGCTATCAAACAAGTGGCAACAGAAGGTCAGTTTACTTACATCTTTGATTCCAGTACAGGAATTCTACTCTATGCTGCAGACTCTATGGATGTTACAGCCAGCGTTAAGTTAAAACTAGGAATCTGA
- a CDS encoding M48 family metalloprotease produces the protein MKYLILAMFLFLEFSACKSLKKGWDNLNLFPVSQDVELGKQVYGEIIANEKDFPKLPEAGNEELYKYINAIVHKILLTGKVDYAKDFPWKITIINDAKTQNAFATPGGYIFIYTGLLKFLDSEDQLAGVLGHEIAHAANRHSTKQLTKIVGLQVLADAALGNKETIKQVATALIGLSFSRAHETQADSMSVIYLCPTDYNANGASGFFKKIKGQDSPPSWMSTHPNPSNRIEAIDGKHKAMGCKGNQAYEKAYAKMKLLLDKIEPPIVPEEKTIPNTNANSTKKESKTPPPDTIIQNKNKVIVKPK, from the coding sequence ATGAAATACCTGATTTTAGCTATGTTTTTGTTTTTGGAATTTAGTGCATGTAAATCTTTGAAAAAAGGTTGGGATAATTTAAATTTATTTCCCGTCAGTCAGGATGTAGAATTGGGAAAACAGGTATATGGAGAGATTATAGCAAACGAAAAAGATTTTCCAAAATTGCCGGAAGCAGGAAATGAAGAATTGTATAAATACATCAATGCCATTGTACACAAAATACTTTTAACCGGCAAAGTAGATTATGCCAAAGACTTTCCCTGGAAGATTACGATTATCAATGATGCTAAAACACAAAATGCGTTTGCAACACCGGGAGGTTATATTTTTATTTATACAGGATTATTAAAATTTTTAGATTCAGAAGATCAACTTGCCGGAGTGCTGGGTCATGAAATTGCACATGCAGCCAACCGGCACAGCACCAAACAACTTACCAAGATTGTTGGTTTGCAGGTGTTGGCTGATGCCGCATTGGGAAATAAGGAGACGATCAAACAGGTAGCAACTGCATTAATAGGATTAAGTTTTAGCCGGGCTCACGAAACACAAGCAGATTCCATGTCTGTTATTTATTTATGCCCAACAGATTATAATGCCAATGGAGCATCTGGATTTTTCAAAAAAATAAAAGGACAAGATTCGCCACCAAGTTGGATGAGTACACATCCCAATCCTTCTAATCGAATTGAAGCAATTGATGGAAAACACAAAGCGATGGGTTGTAAGGGAAATCAAGCCTATGAAAAGGCATATGCCAAAATGAAGTTATTATTGGATAAAATTGAACCACCTATAGTACCGGAAGAAAAAACAATTCCGAACACGAATGCTAATTCTACAAAAAAGGAAAGTAAAACGCCACCACCGGATACCATCATACAAAACAAAAATAAAGTAATAGTCAAACCGAAATAA
- a CDS encoding OmpH family outer membrane protein yields the protein MISRLFLLLFVALGFQSTVSSQRFALVDVNKVLDNLDDYKKAQDELDRVAAGWKQEISIEYDKIKAMYNKYQAEQVLLTEEQRKQKEEEITNKEKEVRKLQKDRFGEEGELFRRRQDLVRPIQDRVYAAIQEFASGSGLEAMFDTSGSAGIIYYSKDLDKTEAIIKKLKSK from the coding sequence ATGATTTCCAGACTGTTTCTTTTGCTATTTGTGGCTTTGGGGTTCCAAAGTACCGTTTCCAGCCAACGTTTTGCCCTTGTTGACGTCAATAAGGTATTGGATAATTTGGACGACTACAAAAAAGCCCAGGATGAATTGGATCGGGTAGCGGCCGGATGGAAACAGGAGATCTCAATTGAATACGATAAAATAAAAGCCATGTATAACAAATATCAGGCTGAACAAGTCTTGTTGACCGAAGAACAACGCAAACAAAAAGAAGAGGAAATTACCAATAAAGAAAAAGAAGTACGCAAGCTGCAAAAAGATCGCTTTGGAGAAGAAGGGGAACTCTTCAGAAGAAGACAAGACCTCGTGCGTCCCATTCAGGATCGCGTATATGCCGCTATACAGGAGTTTGCCTCCGGTAGTGGTTTGGAAGCGATGTTTGATACCAGTGGCTCTGCAGGAATCATTTATTACAGTAAAGACCTTGATAAGACAGAAGCAATCATCAAAAAATTAAAATCGAAATAA
- a CDS encoding T9SS type A sorting domain-containing protein: MNKNLLFLFIAIILQVDFLIAQSPRSIHANKFSSNLKIPRTKITSFANYYIHADFNNLENKKESQVVPKRKLDSIISRGTGIQDIPEKKTYTYNEHGNVLEISEFEWDASQSSWLNLFKNEFTYDQNQNLINSISYQGDQFKWNKILNAEYIYNLSNQLQQVIRFNWDDSNLKWIFDTRDTLSYNQKNQIILVESYKWNENSKNWMMQYKAIEEYNAFDQLIQETGFEWEQSSRQWVNLFRSEWTFHPSGKIYQILSSLWDDSIGDWSYLSKTEDIYNASNQLVNFLDYIFDVNSNHWVATTRTEFIYDPNGNVISELYSTYDDIKLKWSVLLKLENTFNNNFSLQDLVLPFSDDYNLNNFHHMLLKTAYFDNSQGNFVNDANDLFYYSPIDVVKTQNANHLDFQISPNPAHDVVKFNFGNESNSYQFAVYSIDGQLVQSDEIKNNCILDIHKIPAGIYFYHIRDNHQERATGKLIIQK; encoded by the coding sequence GTGAATAAAAATCTCCTGTTCCTTTTTATTGCAATTATTTTACAAGTTGATTTTTTAATTGCACAATCACCTCGGTCGATTCACGCAAACAAATTTAGTAGCAATTTAAAAATACCAAGAACTAAAATTACAAGTTTTGCAAATTATTACATTCATGCTGATTTTAATAATTTAGAAAATAAAAAAGAATCACAAGTTGTGCCTAAAAGAAAATTGGATAGCATAATAAGCAGAGGAACAGGAATTCAAGATATTCCTGAGAAAAAAACCTATACCTATAATGAGCATGGGAATGTATTGGAAATATCCGAATTTGAGTGGGATGCAAGTCAAAGTAGCTGGTTAAATCTTTTTAAAAATGAATTTACCTATGATCAAAACCAAAATTTAATTAATAGCATTAGTTACCAAGGTGATCAATTTAAATGGAATAAAATACTGAATGCAGAATATATTTATAATTTAAGTAACCAATTGCAACAAGTTATAAGATTCAATTGGGATGATTCAAATTTAAAATGGATTTTTGATACCAGAGATACACTTAGCTACAATCAAAAAAACCAAATCATTTTAGTTGAAAGTTATAAATGGAATGAAAATTCAAAAAATTGGATGATGCAATACAAAGCGATTGAAGAATATAATGCTTTTGATCAATTGATTCAGGAAACTGGCTTTGAATGGGAACAGAGTTCCAGACAATGGGTCAATTTGTTTCGATCTGAATGGACCTTTCATCCAAGTGGTAAGATATATCAGATCCTCTCATCACTTTGGGATGATTCAATTGGAGATTGGAGTTATCTTTCCAAAACAGAAGATATTTATAATGCATCTAATCAATTGGTCAATTTTCTCGATTACATTTTTGATGTAAATTCTAATCATTGGGTGGCAACTACTCGAACTGAATTTATTTATGATCCTAATGGTAATGTTATTTCTGAATTATATTCAACTTATGATGACATTAAATTAAAATGGTCAGTTTTATTAAAATTGGAAAATACTTTTAATAACAATTTTAGTCTACAAGATTTGGTACTACCATTTTCCGATGATTACAACTTGAATAATTTTCATCACATGTTGTTAAAAACGGCTTATTTTGATAATTCACAGGGAAACTTTGTTAATGATGCAAATGATTTATTTTATTATTCACCCATCGATGTTGTAAAGACACAAAATGCAAATCATTTGGATTTTCAAATTTCTCCAAATCCGGCACATGATGTGGTAAAATTTAATTTCGGAAATGAATCGAATTCATATCAATTTGCTGTTTATTCAATAGACGGTCAACTGGTTCAATCAGATGAAATTAAAAACAACTGCATTCTAGATATTCATAAAATTCCAGCTGGAATTTATTTCTATCATATCAGGGATAATCATCAGGAACGAGCAACCGGAAAGCTAATCATACAGAAGTAA
- a CDS encoding histidine ammonia-lyase, giving the protein MNSVYLLGTGDCSIQDIKMILDADLILDVEPALKLKLQQQRTKLEAILDESDQAIYGINTGFGALCNTIIADDKLNELQSNLVRSHACGFGALVPIPTVRLILLLKIICLCKGYSAVRWELIEFLIQLFNQKITPLIPEMGSLGASGDLAPLAHLSLPCIGEGILNYDSNEYSSFDLLSKLNIPIPYLRAKEGLALLNGTQYSLALLFAAWDSAERSYHNSNLNVALSMEAFNCNSGFLHPKIHEIRKQAGQIHAANEISIWLDGSDLNSRDQKSVQDPYSFRCSPQVHGASYDAIRYCKSIIENEINSVTDNPLMLSETEIVSGGNFHAQPLALASDFLCLAVAELANISERRLYQLVCGLRGLPDFLTSEAGLNSGYMIVQYAAAAAVSLNKQYCSPSSIDSIISSKGQEDHVSMAANAGIRCNKVTQQTEMVLAMEWLTATRAMHFRPHYKTGAALKNLIAKFQEIVPFQAEDHIPSLYYQKSIDFLKTIAH; this is encoded by the coding sequence ATGAATTCTGTTTACTTATTGGGAACTGGTGATTGCAGCATCCAGGATATTAAAATGATATTAGATGCAGATTTAATTCTGGACGTAGAACCAGCTTTGAAGTTAAAGTTGCAGCAACAACGAACCAAACTGGAAGCAATTCTAGATGAAAGTGACCAAGCAATTTATGGAATTAATACAGGATTTGGAGCACTTTGCAATACTATTATTGCAGATGACAAGCTTAATGAATTGCAATCAAATCTCGTGAGATCCCATGCCTGTGGTTTTGGAGCATTGGTCCCAATCCCCACAGTTCGATTGATCTTATTATTGAAAATCATTTGTCTTTGTAAAGGATATTCTGCAGTTCGATGGGAGTTGATTGAATTTTTAATTCAGTTATTCAATCAAAAAATCACGCCGTTAATTCCTGAGATGGGTTCTTTAGGAGCTTCCGGAGATTTAGCACCTTTGGCACATCTTTCATTACCCTGTATCGGTGAAGGAATTTTGAATTACGATTCAAACGAGTATTCAAGCTTTGATTTGTTGTCTAAACTAAACATTCCAATTCCATACCTAAGGGCAAAAGAAGGTTTGGCTTTATTAAATGGTACACAATATTCCCTGGCTTTATTGTTTGCTGCGTGGGATTCAGCTGAACGGTCTTATCACAACAGCAATTTAAATGTGGCCCTTTCTATGGAAGCATTTAATTGCAATTCAGGATTTTTGCATCCGAAGATTCATGAGATACGAAAACAAGCCGGACAGATTCATGCTGCCAATGAAATTTCAATTTGGTTGGATGGCAGTGATCTTAATTCAAGAGATCAAAAATCAGTACAAGATCCATATTCTTTTAGATGTTCGCCACAGGTTCATGGTGCAAGTTATGATGCCATACGCTATTGTAAATCCATCATAGAAAATGAAATTAACAGCGTTACAGACAATCCGCTCATGCTTTCTGAAACTGAAATTGTATCGGGTGGAAATTTTCATGCACAGCCCCTGGCACTGGCATCGGATTTTTTATGTTTAGCCGTTGCGGAATTAGCCAATATATCTGAACGGAGATTGTATCAATTAGTTTGTGGATTGCGCGGTCTGCCGGATTTTTTAACTTCAGAAGCTGGTTTAAATTCTGGCTATATGATCGTTCAGTATGCTGCCGCTGCTGCAGTCAGTTTAAATAAGCAGTATTGCAGTCCGTCATCAATCGATTCAATTATCAGTTCGAAAGGTCAGGAAGATCATGTAAGTATGGCAGCAAATGCTGGCATTCGATGTAATAAAGTTACGCAACAAACTGAAATGGTTTTAGCAATGGAGTGGCTTACTGCAACGCGTGCGATGCATTTTAGACCACATTATAAAACAGGTGCTGCATTAAAAAATCTTATAGCAAAATTTCAGGAGATCGTCCCATTTCAAGCGGAAGATCATATTCCTTCCTTATATTATCAAAAGTCCATTGATTTTCTAAAAACCATAGCACATTAA
- the murI gene encoding glutamate racemase, which translates to MNSNARRPVGIFDSGVGGLTVASAIHYNLPNERFIYFGDTAHLPYGEKSHDAIRYYSLRICRFLLENDCKAIVVACNSASTAAYEVLLEFFKDKAVFVNVVDPLVDYCCQHDYHRVGLIATHATVQSGVYDKQFHVRKKSVELYSLATPLLAPMIEEGFVNNAISHSVLETYLSDPHLNNIDALLLACTHYPLIRQEITDFFKNKMPVLDSTDVTAAALKTALAEQNLLSDQKTGSDQFYVSDFSENFLRTTKLFYPEKVNLEQKNIW; encoded by the coding sequence GTGAATAGCAATGCCAGACGGCCTGTTGGAATATTCGATTCCGGAGTCGGCGGTCTTACGGTTGCTTCTGCTATTCATTACAATTTACCCAACGAACGTTTTATTTATTTTGGAGATACAGCCCATTTACCTTATGGTGAAAAATCTCACGATGCCATACGCTATTATTCATTGCGAATCTGCCGGTTTCTATTAGAAAATGATTGCAAAGCCATCGTAGTTGCTTGCAATTCTGCTTCAACCGCTGCCTACGAAGTTTTATTGGAATTTTTTAAAGACAAAGCAGTCTTTGTCAATGTAGTCGATCCTTTGGTTGACTATTGTTGCCAACACGATTACCATCGGGTCGGACTGATTGCAACACACGCGACCGTTCAATCGGGTGTTTACGACAAACAATTTCATGTTCGAAAAAAATCTGTCGAATTGTATTCATTAGCCACACCTTTATTAGCACCCATGATTGAAGAAGGCTTTGTAAACAATGCGATTAGTCATTCGGTCCTGGAAACTTATTTGAGCGACCCACATTTAAATAATATTGATGCCCTCTTGCTTGCTTGCACACACTATCCTCTAATTAGACAGGAAATAACAGATTTCTTTAAAAACAAAATGCCGGTGCTCGATTCTACTGATGTCACCGCTGCTGCATTGAAAACAGCCTTAGCTGAACAAAATTTACTAAGTGATCAAAAAACAGGCAGCGATCAGTTCTATGTATCCGATTTTTCTGAAAATTTTCTTCGGACAACCAAACTGTTCTATCCGGAAAAAGTAAATCTGGAACAAAAAAATATTTGGTGA
- a CDS encoding acyloxyacyl hydrolase, translating into MKIGILFIHCILSCQLIAQVSNWTIQAAYVPGKLSKHTEKMLYDPRGIANFAELDFVYQTQGSFTWERYYKLPRYGVSMRYLDLGKPHEILGNGFSIAPYMDFGILQHQSYSFRFMIACGLAYLNLPYDIKTNSLQTAIGSHWNNHTSFQIRFEHTLMKKHAVFLGVSLSHTSNGAFKSPNLGLNYLSGVMGIGLETQKQKTYERLQNIQVSESEKGAAHLSFQLEWGATWKETRIPNGPKYLINFWTSDIGYQYTNYKSWRLAVDIENNHLASYFSDYTELRNNKKQAAKDGLRLNVYGGHQWLFGGISLSLKAGYQFLRNISLDDYPVVTKLDLCYLVPYAFLNRVKPYVGISLKTHFGTAEYIGVMAGLRLDRFTKK; encoded by the coding sequence TTGAAAATCGGTATTCTGTTTATTCATTGCATTTTAAGTTGTCAATTGATAGCGCAGGTTTCGAATTGGACTATTCAGGCAGCATACGTTCCGGGAAAATTATCGAAACACACTGAAAAGATGTTGTATGATCCAAGAGGCATTGCAAATTTCGCAGAATTGGATTTCGTGTACCAAACACAAGGAAGTTTTACCTGGGAACGTTATTATAAATTACCCAGATACGGTGTTTCAATGCGTTATCTGGATCTTGGAAAACCACATGAAATTTTAGGGAATGGTTTTTCAATTGCTCCTTATATGGATTTTGGAATCCTGCAACACCAATCCTATTCTTTTCGTTTTATGATTGCTTGTGGATTGGCGTATTTGAATTTACCATATGACATCAAAACAAATTCTTTACAGACAGCGATAGGATCACATTGGAATAATCATACCAGTTTTCAAATCCGATTTGAACATACTCTGATGAAAAAACATGCTGTTTTTTTGGGTGTGAGTTTAAGTCATACCAGTAATGGAGCTTTTAAATCGCCCAATTTAGGATTGAATTATTTATCGGGAGTCATGGGGATTGGCTTGGAAACTCAAAAACAAAAGACGTATGAACGGCTTCAAAATATTCAGGTTTCAGAATCTGAAAAGGGAGCGGCTCATCTTTCATTTCAGTTGGAATGGGGAGCCACCTGGAAAGAAACACGCATTCCCAATGGTCCGAAGTATTTGATCAATTTCTGGACCTCGGATATTGGATATCAATATACTAATTATAAATCCTGGCGGCTTGCAGTGGATATTGAAAACAATCATTTGGCTTCCTATTTTAGTGATTATACAGAATTAAGAAACAATAAGAAACAGGCAGCTAAAGATGGATTGCGTTTGAATGTGTACGGAGGTCATCAATGGTTGTTTGGCGGAATCAGTTTAAGTTTAAAAGCAGGATATCAGTTTCTAAGAAATATCAGTTTAGACGATTATCCCGTTGTAACTAAGCTGGATCTTTGTTATCTTGTGCCTTATGCGTTTCTAAATCGAGTCAAGCCCTATGTAGGAATAAGTTTGAAAACGCATTTTGGCACTGCAGAATATATTGGTGTTATGGCTGGTCTTCGATTGGATCGTTTTACAAAAAAATGA